One stretch of Rosistilla oblonga DNA includes these proteins:
- a CDS encoding rhodanese-like domain-containing protein — MQSPEHEALPIEVDVATVKSMLDQNADFVLIDCREADEYQVAKIDGSILIPLSELQEKGAELEAHRDRHIIVHCHHGGRSMRLTQILLANGFPRVQNMAGGIDVWSQQIDSSVPRY, encoded by the coding sequence ATGCAGTCTCCCGAACACGAAGCCCTGCCAATCGAAGTTGACGTCGCGACCGTGAAGTCGATGCTTGATCAGAACGCCGATTTTGTTTTGATCGATTGCCGCGAAGCCGATGAGTACCAGGTCGCCAAGATCGACGGTTCGATCCTGATTCCGCTCAGCGAGCTGCAGGAAAAGGGAGCGGAGCTGGAAGCCCATCGCGACCGCCATATCATCGTCCACTGTCACCACGGCGGACGCAGCATGCGGTTGACGCAGATCCTGTTGGCCAACGGTTTTCCACGCGTGCAAAACATGGCTGGCGGAATCGACGTTTGGTCGCAACAGATCGATAGCTCGGTGCCGCGTTATTAA
- a CDS encoding DUF1598 domain-containing protein produces the protein MSRRRYAALLLAAIACLFPLANLGSAQSPTDRVARHLAAGEFAAAKQVAMSLPIENRASLLAQVAHGQAATGSPTAAASSLLATNGLSGSTAPMGIPDAGMAGGGAIADFDSLMELIQTTVVPDTWEALGGPSTMSPYPAGVLVDPNGLIRDVAASADADQLRLLRSQSLQQTALPQRDWLTKSPLRKVSLNRLQHELARQLISGRSLDSAIHNLAGLSTIQYVFLSEAGDDVILAGPVGGIRLDADQQPIDIETGRVPLRIDLLGMALGAAEQRQPFGCTIEPTPEGIVRSQQVTADIQSGNLAAAAASPKLKEALGLQNIRVFGTADDTPMAMLMIQADRHMKMLALGTQPMPRGVANYMEIVEATLDQGPLTGSFLRMWFAPQPLDVRCDSQKQAFELSGLPLQLITEQQAADAQGERFAVAADPRAQQFAETFNRHFVDIARQYPLHDRLRGLYDLTAIAQLLHQQMPAEQRMAATGLLAHPDQWMQAGAPPARQTESLVVHRRFRKGKTIHSVVVASGGVLLEPGEPLTREPVVYASLANLSSQQAKHPVRQDHWWWD, from the coding sequence ATGTCACGACGTCGATACGCAGCATTGCTGCTGGCAGCAATCGCTTGCCTCTTTCCGCTGGCCAATCTAGGATCCGCTCAGTCGCCGACCGATCGCGTCGCGCGACACCTGGCTGCTGGCGAGTTCGCTGCTGCAAAACAGGTCGCGATGTCGCTGCCGATAGAGAATCGAGCCAGCCTGCTAGCTCAAGTTGCCCACGGACAAGCTGCTACCGGCAGTCCGACCGCCGCGGCCAGCAGCCTGCTGGCGACCAACGGTCTCAGCGGTTCGACAGCTCCGATGGGAATACCCGACGCAGGAATGGCCGGCGGCGGCGCGATCGCCGACTTCGATTCGTTGATGGAGCTGATCCAAACAACCGTCGTCCCCGACACCTGGGAAGCGTTAGGTGGCCCGAGCACGATGAGCCCCTACCCGGCGGGCGTGTTGGTAGATCCCAACGGCTTGATTCGGGACGTCGCGGCGAGCGCGGACGCCGATCAATTGAGGCTGCTGCGATCGCAGAGCTTGCAACAAACCGCGTTGCCCCAACGCGACTGGCTGACAAAATCACCGCTCCGCAAAGTCTCGCTGAATCGGCTGCAACACGAACTCGCTCGACAACTGATCAGCGGTCGATCGCTCGATTCAGCGATCCACAACTTGGCGGGACTGAGCACGATCCAGTACGTCTTCCTCAGCGAAGCGGGCGACGACGTGATCCTGGCCGGGCCGGTCGGCGGGATTCGCCTGGATGCCGACCAACAACCTATCGACATCGAAACGGGACGAGTCCCGCTGCGGATCGATCTGCTGGGGATGGCATTGGGCGCTGCCGAGCAACGCCAGCCGTTTGGGTGCACGATCGAACCGACGCCCGAAGGAATCGTTCGCTCGCAACAAGTAACCGCCGATATTCAATCGGGGAACCTGGCCGCGGCGGCGGCAAGCCCGAAGCTGAAGGAAGCTCTGGGACTACAAAACATCCGCGTCTTCGGAACCGCTGACGACACGCCGATGGCGATGCTGATGATCCAAGCCGACCGGCACATGAAGATGCTTGCGTTGGGAACCCAACCGATGCCGCGAGGCGTCGCTAACTACATGGAGATCGTCGAAGCGACACTCGACCAAGGCCCGCTGACCGGAAGCTTCTTGCGGATGTGGTTCGCTCCACAACCTCTGGACGTCCGCTGCGACTCGCAAAAGCAAGCGTTTGAACTGTCGGGACTCCCGCTGCAATTGATCACCGAACAACAGGCGGCCGACGCTCAAGGCGAACGGTTTGCCGTTGCGGCCGATCCACGAGCCCAGCAGTTCGCCGAGACCTTCAATCGTCACTTCGTCGATATCGCGCGGCAGTATCCGCTGCACGATCGCCTGCGTGGCTTGTACGATCTAACCGCAATCGCGCAGTTGCTTCATCAACAGATGCCAGCCGAACAACGAATGGCTGCGACCGGCCTACTGGCTCACCCCGATCAATGGATGCAGGCTGGTGCCCCGCCGGCGCGACAGACCGAATCGCTTGTCGTGCACCGACGCTTCCGAAAAGGAAAGACGATTCATTCGGTTGTTGTCGCCAGCGGCGGCGTCCTGTTAGAACCAGGCGAGCCGTTAACGCGCGAGCCAGTCGTCTATGCATCGCTGGCGAACTTATCGTCACAGCAAGCGAAACACCCGGTTCGCCAAGACCACTGGTGGTGGGACTAA
- a CDS encoding PQQ-binding-like beta-propeller repeat protein codes for MRSFIAWTICWLVVLVLTGGPLAAADWLSFLGPTANGKSTETGILTDWSDGKLKLLWTLDLDTSYGIGAVDQGRYFQFDRVGDVERLICLDAASGREIWHADQPVAYRDMYGYNNGPRSSPVIAGNRVFTYGVAGRLSCFDKTDGKLLWTHSLNEEFGVIQNFFGVSCCPVIYKDMVIVMVGGSPAADQRLPLGALDRVIGNNSGIVAFRQSDGKLAYQLSDELASYSTPVIAKIDGQDVGLAFMRGGLLAFDPNKGEELWHFPWRSPRLESVNAALPIVRGDQVLISECYDVGSALLKVTPRDYELLWKDPRSRRAQAMRAHWATPIQHGDYLFGCSGRNEPDSDLRCIRWSDGEVMWTKPNRIRTSLLWIDGHFVVLDERGHMELIKDSSDSYQPVTEIDLSEALGDIEAPFLRSPCWAAPVVANGRLYVRGANRVACFQLIPSAAK; via the coding sequence ATGAGATCTTTCATTGCCTGGACAATCTGTTGGCTCGTCGTGCTCGTGTTAACCGGCGGCCCGCTCGCCGCCGCCGACTGGCTTAGTTTTCTAGGCCCCACGGCCAACGGTAAATCGACCGAGACCGGCATCTTAACCGATTGGAGCGACGGCAAACTGAAGCTGCTGTGGACCCTCGACCTCGATACCAGTTACGGCATCGGAGCTGTCGATCAGGGACGTTATTTCCAATTCGATCGCGTCGGCGACGTCGAGCGTTTGATCTGTCTCGATGCCGCCAGCGGCCGCGAGATTTGGCACGCTGATCAACCAGTCGCCTACCGCGACATGTATGGATACAACAACGGCCCGCGAAGTTCGCCAGTAATCGCTGGAAATCGAGTTTTTACCTACGGCGTCGCCGGCCGGCTCAGCTGCTTCGACAAGACCGACGGCAAACTGTTGTGGACGCATTCGTTGAACGAAGAGTTTGGCGTGATCCAAAACTTCTTCGGCGTCTCCTGTTGCCCGGTGATCTACAAAGACATGGTGATCGTGATGGTTGGCGGCAGCCCGGCGGCCGACCAACGCTTGCCGTTGGGAGCGTTGGATCGCGTCATCGGCAACAATTCGGGAATCGTCGCGTTCCGCCAATCCGATGGAAAGCTTGCTTATCAACTGTCCGACGAACTGGCCAGCTACAGCACGCCGGTGATCGCCAAGATCGATGGCCAAGACGTTGGACTGGCCTTCATGCGCGGCGGCTTGTTGGCCTTTGATCCGAACAAGGGTGAAGAACTGTGGCACTTCCCGTGGCGTTCGCCGCGGCTGGAGAGCGTCAATGCGGCGCTACCGATCGTCCGCGGCGATCAGGTGCTGATCTCGGAATGTTACGATGTCGGAAGTGCTTTGCTGAAAGTCACTCCACGCGATTACGAACTGCTGTGGAAAGATCCTCGGTCGCGTCGGGCGCAAGCGATGCGAGCCCACTGGGCGACGCCGATCCAGCACGGCGACTATCTGTTTGGTTGCAGCGGCCGCAATGAACCCGACAGCGATCTGCGTTGCATCCGTTGGTCCGACGGCGAAGTGATGTGGACCAAACCGAATCGAATCCGAACCAGTCTGCTTTGGATCGACGGTCATTTTGTGGTCCTCGATGAACGCGGCCACATGGAATTGATCAAGGACAGTAGCGATTCGTATCAACCGGTCACCGAGATCGATCTCTCCGAAGCGTTGGGAGATATCGAGGCTCCGTTTCTGCGATCGCCTTGTTGGGCCGCTCCGGTTGTCGCCAACGGCCGGCTGTACGTTCGCGGTGCAAATCGCGTCGCCTGTTTCCAATTGATCCCATCGGCGGCGAAGTAG